ATGCCCTTCGCCGGGCCCGGAAGACGCGGACCTTCCTCCGCGACGCCCTCCATGCCGTCTTCGAGGAAACCGATCTGGAGCCGCGCGACCGCGCCCTCGCCACGCAGTTGGCGGCCGGCGTGGTCCGCCATCGCCGCACCCTGCGCCTGTTCGTCAGCCACGCCCGCGGCAAGGGACGCCGCGCCACGACGATCCAGCCCGCGCTGCTCGCCATCCTGGAACTCGGGGCGTTTCAACTGCTGTTTCTCGACCGCGTGCCGGCCTATGCGGCGGTCAACGAGGCCGCGGAGGCCGCACGACGCACCGCACGCACCAGGAAGTCCGGCGACAAGGCCGCCGGTTTTCGCTTCGGATGCCGTGCCGCACCCGGACGGCGGCGTCGTCCGACTCCGCGAGCCGGTCCTCCCCGATCCGCGCGAGGATCGCGCCGCCTTCCTCGGGGCCGCCTACTCCTATCCCGACTGGCTCGTCGCGCGCTGGCTCGAAGCGTTCGGCGGCGAGGCCGAGGCGATCTGCCGGTGGAACAATCGCCGGCCTCGCCTCTTCGCCCGCGCCAACCCGATGCGCCCCGATGCCGAGGCGCTCCTGCAATCGCTCTTGTGTGGCACGGCCGGCCTTGTCCGGCCGTGCGAGGCGCACGGCGGGGCAAGACCCGCCGTGCCACCCCCCATCGCAGGTTTTCGCGTGTGTGGCACGGCCGGCCTTGTCCGGCCGTGGTGCCTCGACGTTTCGGACCTGGACCCGGCGAGACTGGAATCCCTCCTGGCCGACGGAACCCTCACGATCCAGGACCCTTCCGCCATGCTGGCCGTCGAAGCGCTCCGGCCGGCGCCGGACGAGGAGGTGCTCGACCTCTGCGCGTCGCCGGGAACCAAGACGACTCAAATCCTGGAGGCGATGCGCGGCGAGGGACGTGTCGTCGCATGCGACCGCAGCCCCGAGAAACTCGATCCGCTCCGGCAGATGGCCGCGGCGCGCCGCGCGAAGAACCTCGCCGTCTGCCTCGCGGACGATCTTGAAAAGGCGGCCCCGGCGAAGGGCTTCGATGCCGCCCTCGTGGATGCCCCATGCTCCAATACGGGCGTCCTCGCGCGGCGCGTCGAGGCGCGGTGGCGACTGCGTCCGGCGGACCTCGAGGAATTGCCCCGCCGGCAACTCGAACTGCTCGTGTTGGCGGCTTCCCGCGTCCGCCCCGGCGGCCGGCTCGTCTATTCCACCTGCAGCCTGGAGCCGGAGGAGAACGAAGGCGTCGTCCGCGCCTTCCTCCATACCCATCCGCCGTGGCGCCTGGACGCGACCGAACAACTCCTCCCCGCCGCCGACCACGACGGCGCGTTCTGGGCGCTCCTTACGCGCACGCCGGGGCATCTATTATGAGCCGCGGAGCGGCGATTGACGATAGCCACGGGTGCAAACCCGTGGAACGCGAGGGTCCACAACATTCCCTCATTTTTTCTTGAGCCCCGGCAGGGGCGATTGAATCAATCCCACACGGAGCGCGGATCGTATTCGATGCCGTGACGCTCCAGGAGCGCCAGAAACTCCTCTTCGAACGTCTGTTTCCGGTGGTGCGATTCCTGATTCGCGATGTAACTTTTGACCTGGTCCGCGTCGGATTCGCTGACGCTGAAAGCGGCGTACCCATTCTGCCACGCAAAGTCCCCCTCGCCGGAAAAGGTTTTGTGAACCCAGCCGGAAGAAAGGCTCTTCCACGCGCGCATCGCGTCCGCGACGGCCACGTCGGTGCGCAGCAGGATCAGGCCGTGGACATGGTCGGATGTGCCACCGATCTGGAGAGCCCGGCCGAATTCTTCGCGGGCGATGCCGCCGAGGTATTCGTGGAGGCGCGTGCGGAAGGATTCGTGGATCGTCGGACGCCGGTCTTTCGTGCCGAAGACGGCGTGGACAAGGAGATTCGAGTAGGTGTGGCCCATCAGGCGGTCCTTTCAATCGCCCCTCCAGGGCTCCGACAACATAACATAAATGGATGGATTTGCGGCGCTCTTTTCCACGGGCTTCCGGCTTCGTCCCGCGGGCCACGGCAGGAGCCGTACCCCTGCCAGGGGCGCGCCGGGACTACGCCGGACAAGCGCGCCCGTGGCTACCATCATGCGCCGCTTCGCGGCTTGAACAGCATAACGCAAACGGAGGGACTTTGCTCGCCGGTTTTCACGGTCAGTCGCCTTCGTCCCGGCGCGCCGGGGCTACGGCGGGCAAGCAAGGCCGGCCGTGCCACACGCGCGCGAAGACCTGCGATGGGGGTGTGGCACGGCGGGTCTTGCCCCGCCGTGCGCCCCGCAGGGCCGGGCCCGCCTCCGTCCCGGCGCGCCGGGGCTACGGCGTGGCAAGCAAGACCGGCCGTGCCACACACCACGAATAATGGGGTCAGGCCCCGCTTCCGAAGGGGCGATTTTTGGTGGTCTGCCGTCCGTCCCGCGTTAGAATGTCGCCATGGAAGCGGGCGAGGCCATCCAGGCGAATTACCGCCAAGCGTCGTTCGCCACGTGGCTGTGCATCGGCGGCAACGTGGTGCTGGGCGTGGCGAAACTGATTGCGGGCATTTTCGGAATGAGCGAGGCTCTCGTCGCGGACGGCGCCGAGAGTCTGAGCGACAGTCTGGCCAGCCTCGTGGTCGTCGGCGGCCTGCGGACGGCCCGGAAGCCCGCCGACGACAAGCACCGGTACGGCCACGGCAAGGCGGAGTTCATCGCCGCCCAGGCCATCGGCGCGGTCCTCCTCCTGGCGGGCATCCTGATCGGATACCGGGGAATCTCCGAGATCTTCTGGCCGACCGAGGGGAGTTTTCCCAGGATGTTCACGATCTGGTTCGTCCTCGCCACCATCGTCGGCAAGGAGGCGATGTTCCGGTACAAGATCCGCATCGGCCGGCGCCTGAAGTCCGAGAGCCTCATCGCCGACGCCTGGCATCACCGCAGCGACGCAATCACCAGCATTCCGGCCCTCATCGGCATCGGGGCCGCACTGCTCTTGGGTCCCGCGTGGCGAATCTTCGACCCGCTGGCGGCTGTCATCATCGGATTGATCATCTGCGGCATGGGGGTGTACACGTTCATGCGGACGGCGTCGGTGCTGCTGGACGAGGCCGCCGATGCCGAGACCCTCGCCGCCATCCGCCGCGCCGCCCTGAGCGTCCCCGGCGTCAAGGACACCGAAAAACTGATGACCCGCCGCAGCGGTCTGGAAACCCACATGGAATTGCACGTCGAGGTGGACCCGGCGATGTCCGTCCGGGACGCCCACGCCGTGGCCCAGCAGGTCGAGCAGACTATCCGCCGCGAGGTCCCCGGCGCCACCCACGTCACCGTCCACATCGAGCCGTACTACCCCGACGACCATTGAACGGCGAGTGCCTGAGTGCCTATGTGCCTGAGTGCCTGAGTCACGGCAGCCTCTCAGCCTATTTTGTTTTTCCAAGCGCGCGGATGAGTCCTCTCAGAATCGCGTCCAACTCCTGGCTGCCCTGTCGCAGAAGCGTCAGCGTCTTGCCCTTGAGCCATCCGAGACGCCTGGCCAACTCTCCGTGGGTCTGCAATTCGAACAGGCTGCCGCGCGCCATAAGAACGAAGCGCCTGAAATCGGCCCGTCCCCCTCTTCCGAACCCCTCGGCGACGTTGGCCGGGACCGACACTGCCGCACGCCGCATCTGCGCCACGAGCCCGAAGCGTTCCTCCGAGGGGAAACGCGTCGTCGCCCGGTACACGAGGCCTGCAAGGTCCATCCCTTTCTGCCAGGCCACGAGATCCCGGTAACTCTTGACTCCCGATTTCCCCGGTTCGCTCCGCGCGGTCC
The DNA window shown above is from Planctomycetota bacterium and carries:
- a CDS encoding four helix bundle protein, which encodes MGTARSEPGKSGVKSYRDLVAWQKGMDLAGLVYRATTRFPSEERFGLVAQMRRAAVSVPANVAEGFGRGGRADFRRFVLMARGSLFELQTHGELARRLGWLKGKTLTLLRQGSQELDAILRGLIRALGKTK
- the tnpA gene encoding IS200/IS605 family transposase: MGHTYSNLLVHAVFGTKDRRPTIHESFRTRLHEYLGGIAREEFGRALQIGGTSDHVHGLILLRTDVAVADAMRAWKSLSSGWVHKTFSGEGDFAWQNGYAAFSVSESDADQVKSYIANQESHHRKQTFEEEFLALLERHGIEYDPRSVWD
- a CDS encoding cation diffusion facilitator family transporter; this encodes MEAGEAIQANYRQASFATWLCIGGNVVLGVAKLIAGIFGMSEALVADGAESLSDSLASLVVVGGLRTARKPADDKHRYGHGKAEFIAAQAIGAVLLLAGILIGYRGISEIFWPTEGSFPRMFTIWFVLATIVGKEAMFRYKIRIGRRLKSESLIADAWHHRSDAITSIPALIGIGAALLLGPAWRIFDPLAAVIIGLIICGMGVYTFMRTASVLLDEAADAETLAAIRRAALSVPGVKDTEKLMTRRSGLETHMELHVEVDPAMSVRDAHAVAQQVEQTIRREVPGATHVTVHIEPYYPDDH